The genomic stretch CAATTATAACTTATCCTAAGAAGACATATTTTCTTatatttattctatttattaCAACTCTGTTTTACTAGATTGTCATGCGCACAGGAGGGGAAACACACAAATTAACacttatatctgtgtgtgttactgcTTAGAAATGCTTAGAAATGCTCCAGTCTGTAATTAATCCTAGATAGCTGGTGAAGAAAAATCTAATATTTCTTTTTGGTACTATTGTAAGAGATAAAACACacaagataaagaaaaaaatgaacacagttcatatatatatataaaaaaagagacttGTGATCACAAAGAAATACAACCAACTAAAAAGATGACGAGTAGGAAATATGTTCTGACATTTTGCTGGTGACCTTTGAGACTTGAAGGAGCCCGTACAGGTACATCCTTTGATCGCTGGCGTGTTGGAACCTCACCTTGCTGTGCCATGACTCAGcctcttcctccttttcctTCTTGGCCTCCTCCAGCAGAGTGATCCTGGCGCTGTACTCGGCCAACTCTGCGGCCTGCATGGGGAGGCACAAACCGACCGtgtcgttaaaaaaaaaatagactcCCAATTACCTCGGCAACCTCATTTATCTGGACACTGTGTCGTTttatgaatggatggatgactAGAATTCCCCATTTATTTAATAATAGTTAAAACATGAAGTGATACATTATTGTAGTGCTTCTAATTCCAGGACATTTACCTGAAGGCTGTAGTCACTCACATTCACTCCCGATGAGCTTATAAAATGCCTTGTTTAAGCTCAATAACATAATggatattttctattttctaaAGAGCTTTAAAGTGAGAACGAGTCAAAGAGAATGTTCTCACGCTGTAAGAGGAACTAAATCCCAGGAAAGCAGGAAAATCCCCCCACACTAAAGGATGTATTAGTTCAAACGGCAATCAAAACGGTTAATGTGCGTTTATCCGAATGTAGGAGGTTTATGTGtaatgagtgtttttttttttttttccatcacgACTTTTTCTCACGTGAAGGGATTGGAGTACTTCTTGGACCGTGGACTCACCAGATGCTCCTGGCTCTTCATCTGGTCCTCAGCTTGCCTGGCCAGCTCCTCCTTGGCTATTATGGCCTCCATCCTCTCAGCCTCCAGCCGGGCCGCCTCCTGctccaccctcctcctctcctcctccagcctCATGGCCCTGTCCAGCTGCTCCTGAAGCTCTGCAGGACAAAGTCAGGGAAACACAAGACTAATCTATCATGTATTTTACAGGCAGAAAAATCCCCCAGTCGGATTTTTGCATTCTGGAACAAttataaatctgtaaaataatacatttgtattgCGTAAGGCAGTGGTTCCTGACCTTTTTGGCTTATGGAACCTTAAATTAAAGCAGGGTCTACTTGGTGATAAGAGTTGTGGGCAGTGAGGGATTTCTTTCTTCTCAggttgttacatttttaaagaatGTTAGAGCCATAAGGAGGTAAAATATGGGTGTATATCTCCCaagaaaaaagccaaaaatgtatcaaaaagtcataaaacatacattatattatattttttaataatttgggGACCCTTCCAGATTTCTAGGTACCTCTTTTGGGACACCTACtgtaggttgggaaccactgatttaAAGCGTATGAGCAAAAGTGTTTTCCCAAATCAGACCATCTTGTAGCCTGTGACTGGTTTTTCTTTGTCTGCTGAATGCATGTTGCCACCATTTTGTGTAGTCTAGTGCAGGAAGCTGCATtctcatttgttttataaaaacacTCAATTGTATCCAAATGTACGTATATTGCCCAGAAATCAGCCACAGTCATTCTTAGGCTGCATTCACGTCAAATTAGACGCCGGTCCTCCCATTCATCTGAATGGTTTAGGCCACGGCGGTGGGGACTGCAGGGGATGCCGAAAAAATATACAGCGGAGAAAAGGAAACAGGATTAACTTTTACAGAAACGCAACGCGTTGGTGGCCGATCACGTAACCGGTGATCAGACACCACCCAGTGGAGTGTAAAACGTGTAGTCACTTCATTTGGTCTGTGCGCAGGTTTAAAACCAAGCGCAATGATAGGCCTCAAATCCTGGCTAGTTATTGAAagtgaatgttttattttaaatctgtcGAGGACCGTGGGGAACACACTGACCACTCCTACACCGCCGCACGACCCTGCACTAATCGCTGCCATGCCCGATTGCAACCTTAAACGTAACGAATTGTTAAGAAGTCGTTTGATGCAGATTCAGGGAACTTTACAAGATTCGGTGGACCTGTTAATCTCTGACCCTGACTCGATTATTTGTAAGGAAATACAATCCTGCCCTTTGTAAAAACTGAGATGTACTTCAAGCACATAAACAGAAGAGGGCAGTAAAGCCATGCTACGTGTTTAAGATTGAAATGACAGATCGATTAAACTGGTGATTTACTTCatcgttgttttttttcctatcgCACATTATGCCCAGTATGGTCTGTAATGAGTCAGATGTAAGGGTCTCTGTCAcacctctctctgctctcttggTCGTCTCTTCAAACTGGTGGAGCTTCATCATCAAATcctgcttttctctctccatctgctccttctctctctccatggtctccctcttcttcttctcacgCTCCAGCTGATCCCTGCAGAACACACGGACCAAAAACTGATCACACATATTAATCACAGCCTGAATTCAAATCCTACTGCTTAAAAGACCATTATAATAACAcgtgtgacttttttttttttttttttttttaaacttgataGCCCTTCCCCCCTACCTCTCCATCTTTTTCTGCAACCTCTCCTCTTTGGCCTGAGCCTTCATCTGCTGAACCTCGATGGTGTCTGTCTTGCGGCGGCGCATGTACAGTTCATGGTTGCCCATGCACAGCTGCAGGATGCGCTTGTTGACTCGCAGTCGTGGAGCGTAGAAGATGAAATCCTTGAGAAAAAGCAAACATCAAGTCAGGGgcagtttggtttggtttcacaggtctccaaaaaaaagcattgagCTGCTTTAGGCTACATCCaaagtttgtcatttttattgttttaaccaTCAGAATTTCCTCCACATGTATTCGGCAAAAAGGTTCCTCAAGGTTTATGTTTAATTTCATTCATATCAAGGATATGATTGTGAAAGAGAAAGGTATTTGAAAGAACTTTGCAGTTATTCTTTTGTTAgtattattttatatacatccaaaaaacaactttaagcATGTCAGAGTCTGTTGTCTTTCCACAGATACCTAAAAAGACCCTAAAAAGGTACATACAAGTGTAACTGAAAACTTTGCATATGTGCATTTTCAATAAGATTTGTACAACTTTAATCCCATTATTTTTCCGCAAACATGCATCTTTATCTTTGCACATTTACATACGCGTGAGATGCTCacgatgcagagagagagagagttaagaCTCGTGGGAAATACTTACAGGGGCTTTCTTATCTATAGGCTTGATGACGAATTTCTTATCGCTGAAAGAAATGTTCCTAATTTCACTCCAGGGGAATCCAATCTTTGGAGACAGCCTGGCGGACAGATGGAGACAAACGGGCGATCAGAAAAACTCTTAAcactatgtttaaaaaaataacagacaGAAAACTCTTTGCACTGAACACACTGACACGTGGTATCTAAGCAACATGCCAGTGTTCAAGTTGTAGTGGAATCAAGAGAATTAGGTCAATGGCCCCTTAAAAACAGCAGCCACGCGGTCAACTGTGTTCTTTTACACCTGACCGACTGGAAGGGATGGTAGCAGGGGTCGATGGCTGCTCGTGTgttgcccccccccctgtcTACAACTGAATGTCATCAAATCAATAAACACTACATGTATCATGTTAGGAGATAGGCTCATAATAGAGCTgtaacgattaatcgattagttgtcaacttttaaattaatcgccaactatttacataatcgattagtcggtttgagtcatttttttttaagacacaagtaaaaattctttgattccagcgtgttaaatgtgaatatgttctagtttcttctctcctctgcgacagtaaactgaatatctttgagctgtggacaaaacaagacatttcaggacgtcatcttgggtttttgggaaacactgatccacatttttcaccattttctgacattttagagaccaaacaactaatcgattaatcgagaaaataatcaacagaaaataattgttagttgcagccctagctcATATAAGTAAGTACTGTACGGTATAACCGTACCGGACTTACCGGTCCTCCTTCTCATAGATGTTCAGTCCCAGAGCGTCGACTCCCAGCCACAGGTCTGAGCCCTTCTTGTTCTTGATCTCAAAGTAGTTGACGCCGTACATTTCCAGGTCCTGAGCGATCTTCAGGTACTCAATCATCGCCTCTTCCCTGTTCAGGTTAAACAGGCAGatggaaatgtgaaaaaatacacacagattTAACCAGTTTATGATACAATTTCCTATCCGATTGATACATTTATCTTTTACTCAAATAGGTGAGacaaaagacttttttttcccataacCTGCTCCATTTAAATCTTATTCCGAGTTAGTAAAATACACAAACTTATatgtataaaaaatgtattattgaatctgtctccttctctttttttaacttgtaAAGTGACATTTACAAGATATACCGTAGTATATGACAACATAGTTATTTAGTGAAATAGCAAACACTTAATACATCTGggaaatttagatttttattaCATGCCAGTCTTGTTAAATATTAACCCTGTGATATTTACAAATGTCTCAGGCTAAACCTAAATCGATCCGTCAAGAGATTCACAAAGGTTCACATTCAGTAATTGTATTCAATACTGGATTCCTACGTACCTGCAATGTTCTAGTTCACTAAATGGTCTGTTATTGTTAAATCTATTACTACGTCAACCTGCACATCACTGTATGCCTCCACTCAGAGACTGCAGATACAAATGTACACTTAAATATATCTAGTGCAATAAATGAATGTGTATTGTTCTTCTTTAGTAAAcaataaagtgaaataaaacaaatccaTTTGAATTCTGTAAAATGTTCAATCAAATCGTAGAGGTGCTTTAAAGCCAGATGATTTAATTTATGCGGCAATTACAGGATAATGACACGGTAAACTGAGTGTTTACATTTTGAGATTAAATGAGATAAATGTTGACAGTAGTGTAATATTAGTACAAGTAAAGATGAGTCATAAAGTCAGCAGCCTGACTCAGTGATGTCAGTTATACCACAATATCTACATCTAAAGTTAGCTAGCACGGCTCAGTGTTCAGACTGTTTTATTGCCTATGAATTGGTGTGGTGTAATTAGCATTCATCACTTACTTCAGCAGTGATCTGTGCTCCTCGTGCCAGACCTGGATCCTCTGCTCCCACTGCTCCTTGGACAGCTTGTGTTGTTCCAGCACTCTGATGGGAGAGACCAGTTTATCAGCAACCCAGTGGGGAAAATGGAACCTGCTTTCCTGTCTTGTTATATCTCCTGTTGGCGATCGTGAGTATGCAATAGTACACAGGTTCATAATTGAGTCATTGAGGAAGCTATTTTGGTTGAAtgatttccagttttttttaagtaacttTCCTTGATGCTATCTTGATAGAGGATAGTTAATGGTAAAGTTCTTCTTCTTTGTTGGTTAACCCTTTTCAAGTCAGTTtgaacaatatattttttttattctttggccacacagaaatacagaaatcaaagcaaagcacatatttaggcacttaaaggacaattgtacaacattgtaagtgtacagacagtttattaaaaatatagtttagaaagacagtagctCCCAAGACGGTGGCGGCCTGTATACGAGAACGtgactgtctttctaaactatctttttaataaactgtctgtacacttacagtgttctcaatgctttggttaacatttagggaccctcattatgctaccgttggaAGTGTGGTGtaattttgagcctttttagtggtataaaatagcgatttgtttttactttccctgtgccccaaatactagcgttgcaagctaatcagcggtccgtgctagcttgtttcaagctacaaacacattcgattagcatgaaaacatgtccctgagaacgacagagtgggtaTCACATcggttattaacccctaggttcgttttgcgccggaattgtcctttaaaacacataaaacaaattGCTCCTCGGACATAAAACAGTCCTTTCATGCACTGGTGCTCCCTATTAGAACATATctaaaatggaaaataaattaTGAAATACTATTTCATTAACTAATTTCACATAGTTACTGTACTGTCCGGAGAGCTCATACAAAACATTCCACAGGTGTTACACCAAGGAGCATACAatcctcttcttcatcatctATCACACAAGCTATAAACATATCAAACATATCCTGTTTGCCCTTAAATATACGACTAACCTTTTATAACAGAAAACTTAGTAGCATGTGCCTCGCCTACTGTTTACATAATTAGTACTTGGCCCGTTTCCAAAACAGTGTAATGTGTCTTATGGCGTGCAGAAAACAAAGATTTATCATTATTCATTACCTTTAAATACAGTTGTTTTCTTCTGGGTACAAGTTCAGTTATTCTTTTTATCAATCTTTTATTGGAATGCCGTTGACCTTTTCCTTTATCCCCTCTGCTATCTATCTTCCGATCTCCTGACCTCTTCCTGGGtcattttttgtgctttttaacGGCTTCATTACTTTTTACTTCGTGTGTTTCTTGAATAGCTATATTATTAAATACATGTATTaccaattatatatatatatatatatatatatgatataggccttagtggtcccctaatactgtatctgaattctcttttatataggccttagtggtcccctaatactgtatctgaagtctcttttatataaacctaagtggtcccctaatactgtatctgaagtctcttttatatagaccttagtggtcccctaatactgtttctgaagtctcttttatatagacctcagtggtcccctaatactgtatctgaagtctcttttatatagaccttagtggtcccctaatactgtatctgaagtctcttttatataggccttagtggtcccctaatacggtatctgaagtctcttttatataggccttagtggtcccctaatactgtatctgaagtctcttttatataggccttagtggtcccctaatactgtatctgaagtctcttttatatagaccttagtggtcccctaatactgtttctgaagtctcttttatatagacctcagtggtcccctaatactgtatctgaagtctcttttatatagaccttagtggtcccctaatactgtatctgaagtctcttttatatagaccttagtggtcccctaatacggtatctgaagtctcttttatataggccttagtggtcccctaatacggtatctgaagtctcttttatataggccttagtggtcccctaatactgtatctgaagtctcttttatataggccttagtggtcccctaatacggtatctgaagtctcttttatataggccttagtggtcccctaatactgtatctgaagtctcttttatatagaccttagtggtcccctaatactgtatctgaagtctcttttatataggccttagtggtcccctaatactgtatctgaagtctcttttatatagaccttagtggtctcctaatactgtatctgaagtctcttttatataggccttagtggtcccctaatactgtatctgaagtctcttttatatagaccttagtggtcccctaatactgtatctgaagtctcttttatatagaccttagtggtcccctaatactgtatctgaagtcggtttacacctatcgtcatttcaggctgggggaactcacattaatgttgaaaagcctcataaagtgaatttttcatgccatgggacctttaacagggGATCTCGGGCAGTAAAGTAAATACCAGAGAAAAGACCACCAGCTACAACATACATTCTCCGACCAACTCCCATTCACCTCTTGGGCAGCAGGCGCTCAGAGGACAGGTAACCTGGTTGATGCTCTGACTTGTCCTGCTCTCCGTACTTGGCCTGGACAGAATAAGAGGCCAGCAGCACAGCGGTCTCTGGAGGGCAGTAGATGTCCTCCCCCAGAACGTCCTCCTTCACCTGAAGGTAGAAGAGCCTGCGGGTGACGTCCTGGATCAGCTCCTCGGCCACGTCCTCCGGGTAAAACTTGGCCCTCAGCTTGAACTGCAGGGGAGTCTCCTTCTTCACATCCTGGGACATCACCTGAGCACAGAGAAAAGCAGATGTGATATAGGAGTACAAGCAAGGTATCCAAATAAAGTATGagtagagaagaaaaagtgaaatGGCAGTATTTATTCACAGTATGGCTGAGTATagtagaaaacaaagaaaagtatGATAATATAAAGTAGAATACAGTACAATGGAGTGTAATGGGATACAGTAGAACATGGTACAGTTAAGTAGAGGGACGCAGGATAGAATAGAATACCGTTAAATAGCAAGGTTATGACAGAACAGAGCAAGACACAGTTTGTTAACAAATTAAAGTTGAATTTGGTACAGTACAGTAGCCAGGATACATTAAGATAGAAAGAACATCTTGAAGTAAATCAGAGTACAGCAGTTACTCCCAATCATGGGTACTTGCAAGGGTTGCCAGGAGACACCAGGGAAGATTACAGAGCAGCTTAAGTACACATGTATATCCACATATTTGtgtttagaaaaaaacaaaatgtgggtatatgtatactgtatatctgcatgtctctctctctctctctctctctctatatatatatacttcacttcacttatttatatgcatatatgcatatatatatatatatatacatatatatatatatatatatatatatatatatatatatatatatatatacatatatatatatacatatatatatatatatatatatatatatatatatatatatatatatatatatatgcatataaataagtgaagtgaagtatatatatatatatatatatatatatatatatatttaggggCGGGGGATAccggagaaaatcagatatcacgatattcttgaccaaataacttcgatatcgatattatgcgatattctagggttgacaattggtgctctaacaaaatatcttcacacttagattttagataaatcatcagtaatgtgaacATAAtatctaagtggggaaaaggcaaataatagaagagctaaaacagtctggtaagttcagaagagtacatcactttactgtaatgcagcctttaaaaccaggaaaagacaacacttatgtcatatcacgatattatgatatccaaaatctaagacgatatctagtctcatatcacgatatcgatagaatatcgatatattgcccagccctaatatatatatatatatatatatatatatatatatatatatatatatatatatatatatatgcatataaatAAGTGAAGAATAAAATATATAGGGGGTAGGACCAGAAAAGTTgtactcctttttgaacatggaaATCCTTATTGGAATCAGTTACTGGAATTTTGAAAGTTATGTTTGCTGAGGATTTTGCTGAAAGTCATAAAATGGCTGTGGTAGAAAGACAAATGCTAACTTGTACTTGTACtattaaaatgaaagaaaacagaaaCCAAACCGAAACGTAAACAATGACAGGATCGATATGTcttatatgaaaaaaaatggtTACAATATAAACGTTTGTACAAGTAATGGTGTAAAATAGCCTACAGCAGGGGTCTTGaacattttttaagccaaggaccccttaactgagagacacggagcagggaccccctactacatacagtatattgtatattaaactgggcctacaataatgtgtgggCAGcgtaaagcctttatacataccctttttagtgcatagaatactaagctattaaaataataattgttggcatgattttttCAATCATGTTTTTTGGAATgacctgtatctgtggatggctaccttagtgacaatcttacctataggccagtaaacCTACCAtcatcatgtgttttttttttcttcacaaataggctgatttatacttgctaaaaatatgttggattcatgttaagacattttattttaacattatacaaattgttatactgtacattatacCATAATTCCCCTGCAGTAACTCAGAGAACCCCCTAGGAGTCCTGGACACCCTTAACACATTTGGGGTCGGCAGTAGAGTGGAACAGAGTGGAGTACAGTAAATGTAGAATAGAGTATAGTTAAAATAACTAAGTAAGATTAAGTTCATTCACTTCTATTAGAATATTCTAGGATATAATTGAGGACAGTTGAGTAGCCAATACGATAGAAAGTTAAAGAATATATTAGAGTACAGTAGAATATGGTACAGTTACTGTAAGAAGGGCAGGATAGAGTGGAGGATGATGAACAAGAAGAAAACAATGTGTTAAATGGCAAAACAATGACTCTGTGAAACCGCAGATTTACCTTTTTTTCAGAGTTCAACCAGGTGAGGAATCCTTTGGCGTCGATAAACTGCAGCCCAAAGTACCAAATCTCACGCAGTCCGATGGTCCTGGCAACCtaaaacacaaagagagaggaatGGCGACATGATAACAGAAGACATGTAATAAAAACAGGATCTCCACCAATACTCTTCTTCcttcattttctttattcatcacACTTCTAATATTCTGCCCCTGAAGAAATTACCTTTTGGACAAGATGTGATTTATAGCACAAAGCAGGGCTATGCACAGACTGTACATCAGTCTCACCTAGTCTCATAATGTTGCTCTCAACAACTACAACAGTAGTTGAGGTGGTGATGAATATACTTTAAAGCCTCAAGGACCCCTTTATCATGGAGCTGCCTTCCTGTCGAGGACAAAGGTTTAGGTAATTACACAGTAAGCTCCGGGGAAAGAGGGCGTCATGCTGCTGGGTGGTGTCATCACCATTCACTACAAGTTATTGATAATTTAGCTTTTGGGTGAGTGTATTAATAAGTAAACTGTTCAGGCACTGAGGAGGCCGCCTCATTGTTTTACTAACTGGATTTCATAAGACATATGGCGTTAAGAGGGACATAGAAACATCCATCTAAAGTTAAAAATATGACGTCAACATAATTGGAGTTTTGTGGTTTTCATTTGACAACAGAAATGTATAATTTAACAGACAATATAATATGCATTGAATTCAAATAGTTTAAACTGTGATACAATATGATTTATTACCACCaggatacatttaaataaataataatcattgATATAATACCGCTAGTGgcggaaagtaactaagtacattatGTAAAAAGGtattttgaggtacttttcgTTTTATGTTACTTACATAAATATTGTGCATTTACTCCACTgaatttatctgacagctgtagttactttaCTGATAAAGATTTTACATTCAAAACATCATTCATATGGATTAAACTACCCACTTCCATAtgaatgcagcagcaacaataacccaataatataataaaagtaTAGCCATTACGGGGGCCATTTGTCTGCCTAACAAATTCTTTTAGTTTTAATACGttgagtacattttgctgaaaaTACTGACTGCAGGActtctgaacacatcttcctctATATACAACAGCATCAGGTAGGGTCTACTGCCTGACTTACTACAGATACTTTACCAGTAAAGTTTATGGTTAGAAATCGTGGTGTAACGATACATCGATGTGGGTTGATATATCGATTTAATGATCAATTATCTAATATCATTGATGCAAACTAGGGCTGGCCGATATAGAGAAAATCAAagatcacgatattcttgaccaaatacctcaatgtcgatattgcgagGATATTGTATGGTTGACTAATTGGTGCTTTAACTAAatgttatttacacaatgagatttttgataaataatcaccagaaATGGTTTAATGActtagtgggtaaaggcaaataatagaacagctaaaaCAAGCAGTCTGGatagttcagaaaatgacatcactttactgtaatgcagcatttaaaaccaggaaaagacaacacttataccatattacgatatccaaaatctaagacgatatctagtctcatattgcaatatcgatataacatcgatatattgcccagccctaatgcaaAAGTGAAAATATTGGTACATATCATAATCTTTAAGATGCCCCTTTATTGTGAAATTCCCACttcatatttattctttttagtAAAAAGAGTACTTTGATTTTCATTGAAATGGCTGGAAGAGCTTAGtaataaaaatgttcaaatcataatttagttgctttttgtaaattgat from Perca fluviatilis chromosome 20, GENO_Pfluv_1.0, whole genome shotgun sequence encodes the following:
- the ezra gene encoding ezrin a, with translation MPKTINVRVTTMDAELEFSFHPNTTGKQLFDQVARTIGLREIWYFGLQFIDAKGFLTWLNSEKKVMSQDVKKETPLQFKLRAKFYPEDVAEELIQDVTRRLFYLQVKEDVLGEDIYCPPETAVLLASYSVQAKYGEQDKSEHQPGYLSSERLLPKRVLEQHKLSKEQWEQRIQVWHEEHRSLLKEEAMIEYLKIAQDLEMYGVNYFEIKNKKGSDLWLGVDALGLNIYEKEDRLSPKIGFPWSEIRNISFSDKKFVIKPIDKKAPDFIFYAPRLRVNKRILQLCMGNHELYMRRRKTDTIEVQQMKAQAKEERLQKKMERDQLEREKKKRETMEREKEQMEREKQDLMMKLHQFEETTKRAERELQEQLDRAMRLEEERRRVEQEAARLEAERMEAIIAKEELARQAEDQMKSQEHLAAELAEYSARITLLEEAKKEKEEEAESWHSKAIEVEENLIKTKEELHTVMSSSNSTPLKIAAPSSSSSSSSSDNESDHEHSEENSTYSAELQTQGLGDHRQEEERLTEAEKNERLQKQLKDLSSELAEARDDTKKTQNDVLHAENVRAGRDKYKTLRQIRQGQTKQRIDEFEAL